One window of Nicotiana tomentosiformis chromosome 11, ASM39032v3, whole genome shotgun sequence genomic DNA carries:
- the LOC104101364 gene encoding uncharacterized protein isoform X2 gives MNPETSNNQTNPTKRTFAEIDKPATINCMVVAIDHNNLYYTVCSVCEKTLPDPSPNTHFPNSSIPICKYCNFNNNGFFNPAPSGSKRLFRVLMSIATDKKVVVVIMFDRAARVLFGCSADEFFDFAKTHPFAAAAAGRALEGEMLKVTLSQPKNGNARHLRVVSVLPLRTGFQPVIETLRELYRAQGE, from the exons ATGAATCCTGAAACCTCCAATAACCAAACAAATCCCACAAAAAGAACATTTGCAGAAATAGACAAACCAGCAACAATAAATTGCAtggttgtagccattgatcaCAACAACCTTTACTACACAGTCTGCTCAGTTTGTGAAAAAACCCTCCCTGACCCTTCTCCCAATACCCATTTTCCCAATTCTTCAATTCCCATTTGCAAATACTGCAACTTTAACAATAATGGCTTCTTCAACCCTGCCCCTTCTGGTTCCAAACGCCTCTTTCGTGTCCTT ATGTCTATTGCTACAGACAAAAAGGTGGTCGTGGTGATAATGTTTGATAGAGCGGCTAGGGTTTTGTTTGGTTGCTCTGCTGATGAGTTCTTTGATTTTGCCAAGACTCATCCTTTTGCTG CTGCAGCTGCAGGTAGAGCTTTGGAAGGAGAAATGTTGAAAGTCACCTTGTCCCAACCAAAGAACGGGAATGCACGACATCTAAGAGTGGTATCAGTTTTGCCATTGCGGACAGGTTTTCAACCTGTGATTGAGACCTTGAGGGAACTATATCGAGCACAAG GTGAATGA
- the LOC104101364 gene encoding uncharacterized protein isoform X1 gives MNPETSNNQTNPTKRTFAEIDKPATINCMVVAIDHNNLYYTVCSVCEKTLPDPSPNTHFPNSSIPICKYCNFNNNGFFNPAPSGSKRLFRVLMSIATDKKVVVVIMFDRAARVLFGCSADEFFDFAKTHPFAAAAAGRALEGEMLKVTLSQPKNGNARHLRVVSVLPLRTGFQPVIETLRELYRAQGGS, from the exons ATGAATCCTGAAACCTCCAATAACCAAACAAATCCCACAAAAAGAACATTTGCAGAAATAGACAAACCAGCAACAATAAATTGCAtggttgtagccattgatcaCAACAACCTTTACTACACAGTCTGCTCAGTTTGTGAAAAAACCCTCCCTGACCCTTCTCCCAATACCCATTTTCCCAATTCTTCAATTCCCATTTGCAAATACTGCAACTTTAACAATAATGGCTTCTTCAACCCTGCCCCTTCTGGTTCCAAACGCCTCTTTCGTGTCCTT ATGTCTATTGCTACAGACAAAAAGGTGGTCGTGGTGATAATGTTTGATAGAGCGGCTAGGGTTTTGTTTGGTTGCTCTGCTGATGAGTTCTTTGATTTTGCCAAGACTCATCCTTTTGCTG CTGCAGCTGCAGGTAGAGCTTTGGAAGGAGAAATGTTGAAAGTCACCTTGTCCCAACCAAAGAACGGGAATGCACGACATCTAAGAGTGGTATCAGTTTTGCCATTGCGGACAGGTTTTCAACCTGTGATTGAGACCTTGAGGGAACTATATCGAGCACAAGGTGGTTCATAG